GGCCAGAAGCTCGGCCACAACGTGTTCATCGTGATCGAGAAAGAGTCCGAGGTCGCCCTGGTGATCGAGGAGGCTGCGGAGCTCAAGGTCAAGCCACAGGTCGGCCTGCGCGTGCGCCTGTCGTCGCTGGCGTCGAGCAAATGGGCCGACACCGGCGGCGAGAAATCCAAGTTCGGCCTGTCCGCCGCGCAGCTGATCTCGGTGGTGCAGCGTTTCCGTGACGCCGGGCTCGACCAGGGCATCCGCCTGCTGCACTTCCACATGGGCTCGCAGATCGCCAACCTGGCCGACTACCAGCACGGTTTCAAGGAAGCCATCCGTTACTACGGCGAGCTGCGTGCCTTGGGCCTGCCGGTCGATCACATCGATGTCGGTGGTGGCCTGGGCGTCGACTACGACGGCACCCACTCGCGCAACGCCAGCTCGATCAACTACGACATGGACGACTACGCCGGCGTGGTAGTCGGGATGCTCAAGGAGTTCTGCGACGCGCAGGGCCTGCCGCACCCGCACATCTTCTCCGAGAGCGGCCGCTCGCTCACCGCGCACCACGCCATGCTGGTGATCCAGGTGACCGACGTCGAGAGTCACAACGACGAGATGCCGACCATCGAGAACAAGGAGTCGCTGCCCGAGACCGTGCAGTGGCTGGCCGACCTGCTCGGCCCGACCGATATCGAGATGGTCACCGAGACCTACTGGCGCGCCACCCACTACATGGGCGACGTGGCCGCGCAGTACGCCGACGGCAAGCTGACCCTGGCCGAGAAAGCCCTGGCCGAGCAGTGCTACTTTGCCGTGTGCCGTCGCCTGCACAACTCGCTCAAGGCCCGCCAGCGCTCGCACCGCCAGGTGCTGGACGAACTCAACGACAAGCTGGCCGACAAGTACATCTGCAACTTCTCGGTGTTCCAGAGCCTGCCGGACACCTGGGCCATTGGCCAGGTGCTGCCGATCATCCCGCTGCACCGCCTGGACGAAGAGCCGCTGCGCCGTGCCGTGCTGCAGGACCTGACCTGCGACTCGGACGGCAAGATCAACCAGTACGTCGACGAGCAGAGCATCGAGACCAGCATGCCGGTGCATGCGGTCAAGGAAGGCGAGGACTATCTGCTCGGCGTGTTCCTGGTCGGCGCCTACCAGGAAATCCTCGGCGACATGCACAACCTGTTCGGTGACACCGACTCGGTGAACATCTACCAGAACGCCGATGGCAGCGTGTACCACGCCGGTATCGAGACCCACGACACCATCGAGGACATGCTGCGCTACGTGCATCTGTCGCCGGAGGAGTTGATGACCCACTACCGCGACAAGGTCGCCAGCGCCAGGATCACCGCCCGCGAGCGTACCCAGTACCTCGACGCGCTGCGCCTGGGGCTGACCCGCTCCTCGTACCTGTCGTCCTGATCGTACTGGGCCGCCGTGCGGCCCTTTGGCATAGTGCCGCCGCGCGGCCCCCTTGGCATAGGTGCCGCCGCGCGGCCCTCTGGTACACGGCTGCCGCCACGGGTGATTACCTGTGACGGCAGCCTTCAGGCTTTGTTGCCCAAGCGCTCGACAAGCAGGGCGGCGTAGCCAGGCAATGCACTGAAATCCCGCGAGCACAGCAGCAAGCTGCGCTTCGCCCAGGCCTCCTGCAAGGCGACCCAGCGCAGCGGCAAGCTGTGCTCCCAGCGTCGCACCGAGGTCAACGGGACCACCGCCACCCCCGCGCCACCTCCGACCATCCTGATCACCCCATCGAATCCTTCGGCGCGAACGCGCACCTGCATTCGTTTGCCGAGGCGCAGGGCCTGTTCCTCCAGATGCAGCGCCAGGGCGCTGTCGGCACCCAGCCCCACATGCCCATGGCCAAGGCTGGCGTTGAAGTCTGCCCGGTCGCTGGCCGCCAGCGGGTGCTCGCGCGGCATCACCAGCACCAGCGGATCGTCGCGAAACGGTCGGGTCTGCAGGGTTGCGCAGGGTGCGGCATTCGAGACGATGCCCAAGTCCGCCATGCCTTGGCTGATCGCCTGGACGATATGCAGGCTGGGCAGTTCCTGGATATCCACGCTCACTCCCGGATGCTCGGCCAGGTAGCTCGCCAGCAGCTCCGGCAGGTACTCGGTCAGCGCCGCCGTGTTGCACAGCAGGCGCACCTGGCCTTGCAGGCCGTGGGCGTATTGCCCGAGATCGAACTGCAGGCGCTCGACCTGCTGCGCAATCAGCCGCGCATGCTGCAGCAGGGCCTGGCCGGCGGGCGTGGGCAGCACGCCGCGGCGGTTGCGTTCGAGCAAAGGAATGCCCAGCGAGGATTCCATGGCGCGAATGCGCGCACTGGCGGCCGGCAGCGAAAGGTGGCTGCGCCGGGCGCCGGCGGTGATGTTGCCGCTTTCGAGGGTGTGCTGGAACAGCTTGAGGTCGATCAGGTCGAAATGCATCTGCCTATGTCCTGGCAAGAGTCTGCCTGAGTATATGGCAGATTTTCAGCGCGCTTGCCGCACGGCAGGATGGTGGCCATGAATACCTTCCTGGCGTTTTATCAGAACATCGGCCCGGCGCTGTCATTGCTGGTGATCCTGACCTTCTTCCTGGCTGGCGCGGTGAAGGGGGTCATCGGCCTAGGGTTGCCGACCGTCGCCATGGGCTTGCTCGGCCTGGCTATGGCGCCAGCGCAGGCAGCGGCGCTGCTGATCGTGCCATCGACCTTGACCAACCTCTGGCAGCTGGCGACCGGCGGCCACCTGCTCGCGCTGTTGCGCCGCCTGGGCGGGATGTTGGCGATGATCTTCATCGGCACCCTGCTGGGCAGCGTGTGGCTGGGGATCGACAGCGGTCCGTGGGCGGCCCATGGCCTGGGCGCCGCGTTGCTGGTCTATGCCCTCTATGGGCTGGTGGGCCCAGGGCTGCGCGTGGCGCCGGCCTGGGAGCCCTGGCTGGGGCCGCTCTGCGGGTTGCTGACGGGCGTGGTGACGGCCGCCACCGGCGTGTTCGTCATGCCCGCGGTGCCCTACCTGCAGGGCCTGGGCTTGAGCCGCGACGAGCTGGTCCAGGCGCTGGGCCTGTCGTTCACCGTCTCGACCCTGGCCCTGGCGGTCGGCCTGGCCGGACAGGACGCCCTGGGTGGCCAGGCCCTGGGGGCTTCACTGCTGGTGCTGGCGCCGGCGTTGCTGGGCATGTTCGCCGGCCAGTGGCTGCGCGGACGGATCAGCGCAGCGCTGTTCAAGCGCTGCTTCTTCATCGGCCTTGCGCTGCTGGGCGGGCACCTGCTGGTCAACGGCTAGCGGACGAAGCGCTGAGCATATCGATCATCTGGATATCGAAATCGCGCTCCAGGTAATCCATGCGATTTTCGAAGAACGCACGCATGTGCGGCAGTGCCGAATGCACGTCCAGCGCGTCCTTGCTGGCCCACACCTCGAAAAACACGAACAGGCTCGGGTCTGCCTTGTCGCGCAGCATGTGGTACTCGATGCAGCCCGGCTCCTGGCGGCTTGGCTCCACGTAAGGACGGAACAGCTGTTCGAAAGCCTCGGCCTGCTCCGGGCGGGTCTTGGCCTTGAGGATGAAGGCGTATTGCTCGGTCATGGGGAAACGCTCTGTAAGGGGAGTGAGCAAATTCTAAATCAACAATATGTTTACCATTCGTGATTTACAGGCAAAAGAATTTTGCCCAGCCCTGGCTGTTTCCCCGGCGCCCGGTTGCCTAACCTGCCGGCAACTTCACTTACAGGGCTGACCCTCCCATGAAAAAGATTCTCCTGCTCAACGGCGGTAAACGCTTCGCCCATTCCGAAGGCCGTCTCAATCAGACCCTGCACGATGCCGCACTGGCCCATCTGGACCGTGCCGGTTTCGATGTGCGCGAAACCTTCATCGATGGTGGCTACGACGTCCAGGCCGAGGTGGAGAAATTCCTCTGGGCGGATGTGGTGATCTACCAGATGCCCGGTTGGTGGATGGGCGCGCCATGGACCGTGAAGAAGTACGTCGACGACGTGTTCACCGCCGGCCACGGCAGCCTGTACGCCAACGATGGCCGTACCCGCTCCGATGCTTCGCAGAAGTACGGCAGTGGCGGCCTGGTGCAGGGCAAGCAATACATGCTGTCGCTGACCTGGAACGCGCCGCAGCAGGCGTTCGATGACCCTAGCGACTTCTTCGAGGGCAAGGGCGTGGACGCGGTGTACTTCCCGTTCCACAAGGCTAACCAGTTCCTCGGCATGACGGGCCTGCCGACCTACCTGGCCGTGGATGTGATGAAGCGCCCGGATGTGCCGGCGGCGCTGGCGGCTTATGAGCAGCATCTGGACCAGGTGTTTGGCAAGGCTCAATGACAGCGCGGCTCCAACTGTCTTGTTGTTCCTGCACGGGCCTCTCGCCGGCAAGCCGGCTCCCACAAGATGGCGCATGGCTCAAGGCTGAAGCGCACGGTGTGGGAGCCGGCTTGCCGGCGAAAGGGGCGCGTAGCGGCCCCTTGCGCGGTTGCTGCCCAACCGCTATGAATCACGGCATCCACCTGCCAAGGCCATCAGCGTGAAAACCCGATCCGAAGAACTCCAGGTATTTGTCGCCGTCATCGACAGCGGCTCGATCTCCGCCGCCGCGGAGCAGATCGGCCAGACCCCCTCCGCAGTCAGCCGCACCCTGTCGCGCCTGGAGGGCAAGCTCGGCACCACGCTGGTCAACCGCACCACGCGGCGCATGGACCTGACCGAGGAAGGGCGTTTCTTCCTGGAGCGCGCCCGGGCGATCCTCGAGCAGATGGACGACATGGAAGAGCGCCTGTCGCTGAACCGCCAGACCCCGACCGGGCGCCTGCGCATCAACGCCGCCGCGCCGTTCATGCTGCACGCGATCCTGCCGTGGATCGGCGAGTTCCGTCAGCAGTACCCCGGCATCGAGCTGGAGCTGAACACCGACGACCTGATCATCGACCTGCTGGAGCAAAGCACCGACGTGGCCATCCGCATCGGCGAACTGGCCGACTCCAGCCTGCACGCCCGTTCGCTCGGCTGCAGCCCGGTGCAGGTGCTTGCCAGCCCCGACTACCTGGCCCGGCATGGCACGCCGCAGCGGGTCGAGGACCTCGAGGCCCATTGCCTGCTCGGCTTCAGCTCCCTCGAGTCGCTCAACCAGTGGCCACTGCGCCATGCCCAGGGCGACCGCTGGGCGATCCGCCCGCAGCTGGTCGCCTCGAGCGGCGAGACCCTGCGCCAGCTGGCCATCGCCGGCGAGGGCATCGTCAGCCTGTCGCACTTCATGACCCACGAGGATATCCGCGCCGGCCGGCTGAATGTGATCCTCGCCGAGCACAACAATGGCTATCGCCAGCCGATCCACGCGGTCTACTACCGCAACACCCAGCTGGCCCTGCGCATCCAGTGCTTCCTCGATTTCATCCAGAAAAAGCTGGCGGTCTACGCCTGCTGAGTTGCCTGAACGCGACAGGGTCTGCCCGTCGGCGGCGCGAAACGACCGGGGTGTTTGCTTAGTTACAGGGCTTCGGCCTTAATGACTGATCAACAAAAACAACACCAAGGAAGTGCGCATGCGTATTGTCATGTTCCAGCCCCTGGCCCTCGGGGCCGCGATCCTGAGCTGCTCCTCCGCCTTTGCCGTGACGCTGGAAGGCGGCGCGGTGGCCGCGCCTGATCAATATGGCGCACAGGTGGCCGCCGACATCCTCAAGAAGGGCGGCAACGCGGTGGACGCCGCCGTCGCCACCGCCTTCACCCTGGCCGTGACCTACCCCGAGGCCGGCAATATCGGCGGCGGTGGCTTCATGACTCTGTTCGTCGACGGCAAGCCCTACTTCCTCGACTACCGCGAAGTGGCGCCCAAGGCCGCGACCAAGACCATGTACCTGGACGACAAGGGCGAGGTGATCGAGAACCTCAGCCTGGTCGGCGTGCGCGCGGCCGGTGTGCCGGGCACGGTGATGGGGCTGTGGGAGGCGCATCAGAAGTTCGGCAAGCTCAAGTGGAGCGAGCTGCTGACCCCGGCCATCGGCTACGCGCAGAACGGTTTCAAGATTGCCCAGAAACAGTACCAGTACCGCGACGACGCCCAGGGCCTGTTCAAGACCGCGACCAACTTCAACGACTACTTCGGCAGCATGAAGGTCGGCGAGCTGTTCAAGCAGCCGGAGCTGGCGCAGACCCTCGAGCGCATTGCCGACAAGGGCGTCAGCGAGTTCTACCAGGGCAAGACCGCCGACTTGCTGGTGGCGCAGATGCAGGCCGACAAGGGCCTGATCAGCAAGGACGACCTCAAGGACTACAAGGCCGTGTGGCGTGACCCGATCGCCATCAACTGGCGCGGCAACGTGGTCTACACCGCGCCGCCGCCAAGCTCCGGCGGCGTCGCCCTGGCCCAGCTGCTGGGCATCAAGGAAGACCGCGCGGCGGACTTCAAGGGCGTCGAGCACAACTCGGCCAAGTACATCCACCTGCTGGCCGAGATCGAGAAGCGCGTGTTCGCCGACCGCGCCGACTATCTCGGCGATCCGGCTTTCACCAAGGTCCCGGTCGACCAGCTGGTGGCCAAGGATTACCTGGCCAAGCGTGCCGCCCAGGTCAACCCCAACGCGATTTCCGCAACCGACCAGGTCAAGCCGGGGCTGGAGCCGCACCAGACCACGCACTTCTCCATCGTCGACAAGCAGGGCAATGCGGTGAGCAACACCTACACCCTCAACCTCGACTACGGCAGTGGCGTGGTGGTCAAGGGCGCGGGCTTCCTGCTCAACGACGAGATGGACGACTTTAGCGCCAAGCCGGGCGCGGCCAACGCCTTTGGCGTGGTCGGCGGCGACGCCAATGCCATCGCGCCGGGCAAGCGCATGCTCTCGTCGATGAGCCCGAGCCTGGTGGCGCGTGACGGCAAGGTGGTGCTGGTGCTGGGCACCCCGGGCGGTTCGCGGATCTTCACCTCGATCTTCCAGGTGATGAACAACCTGTACGACTTCGGCATGCCGCTGGAGAAGGCCGTGGCGGCGCAGCGCGTGCATCACCAGCTGCTGCCCAAGGACACCATCTACTTCGACAGCTATGCGCCGCTCAAGGGGCAGGTGGCTGACGACCTGAAGAAGATGGGTTATGTGCTGGAGGATCAGGGTTGGGAGATGGGCGACATCCAGGCGATCCGGGTGACCGGCGAGAAGCTGGAGACGGCGTCTGATCCGCGTGGGCGCGGGGTGGGGATGATCGTCAAGTAACAGCAGTCGGGGCCGCGCAGCGGCCCCGTTGTTACCGGTGTCAGACGCGGAACTGGCTGACCAGGGTCTGCAGGTGGCCACCCAGGCGCGCCAGCTCGACGCTGGAAGCGGCGGTCTCGTCGCTGGCCGCGGCGGTCTGTTCCGACACGTCGCGCACGTTGAGGATGCTGCGGCTGATCTCTTCGGCCACGGCGCTCTGTTGCTCGGCGGCGGCGGCGATCTGCTGGTTCATCGACTGGATGTTCGACACCGTGCGGGTGATGCTTTCCAGCGAACCACCGGCCTTGCGTGCCAGCTCGACGCTGCTGTCGGTCAGGTTGCGGCTGCCGTTCATCACCTCGGCGACCTGCTGGGTGCCCTGTTGCAGGCTGGCGATCAGGCCTTCGATTTCCTCGGTGGACTGCTGGGTGCGCTGGGCCAGGCCACGCACCTCGTCGGCGACCACGGCGAAACCACGCCCGGCTTCACCGGCACGGGCCGCCTCGATGGCGGCGTTGAGCGCCAGCAGATTGGTCTGCTCGGCCACCGACTTGATCACGTCCATGACGCTGCCGATCTTCTGGCTTTCCTGCTGCAGCAAGGTCATGGCCTCGGTGGAGCGATGCACTTCATGGGCCAGGCGCTCGATCTGGCTGATGGCTTCACCCACCACCTTGTCGCCGACACGGGCTTCGTCGTCGGCGTTGGTCGCGGCGTGGGAGGCTTGTTCGGCGTTGCGCGCGACTTCCTGCACGGTGGCGGCCATCTCGTGCATGGCGGTGGCCACCTGGTCGGTCTCGACCTTCTGGCTGTTGGCGCCGGCGCTGGTCTGCTCGGTCACCGCCGACAGCTCTTCGGCGGCGCTGGCGATCTGGGTCACGCCGTCGCGGATGCCGGTGATCAGGTCGCGCAGGGTGGTGCCCATGCGCGCGATGCCTTGCTGCAGGGCGCCCAGTTCGTCGCGGCGGGTGACGCGCAGTTGCTGGGTGAGGTCGCCGCTGGCGATGCGGTTGACCACGTCCATGGTCTCGCGCAGCGGGCGGGTGATCTGGCGGGTGATGATGAATGCGGCGAGCACGCCGACCAGCAGCGCCAGCAGGGTAGCGGTGGTCTGCAGGCTGCGGGCCTGGACGCTTTCGGCGTCACGGCGCTCGATCTGGATCTTGTACAGGTCGTCGCTGCGCTTGACGATATCGGCACCCTGCACGGTCATTTCGGCACGGGCCACGCCAATGGCGGCGGTGGCGTCGCGGAACTGACGCACGGCATCGCGGTAGGCCAGCACGGCGCTTTCGAACTGCTGGATGCGCGAGGCTTCGGCCGGCAGTTGGCGCTTGAGGCTGTCGATTTCGTTGAGGGCGTTCTCCAGCTGGCGCAGGGCGGCCTGCTCGGCTTCGCTGGTCAGGTCGGCGATGTAGCTGCGCACGTCAAGGCGCACCTGCACCAGTTGTTGCTTGGCCTTGCTGATCAGCAGGTACTGGGCCAGGCGGCTGGCATCGCTTTCGCTGCTGGACAGCACGGCGCCGCTGATCGCTTCGATGGCGTCGTTGGCGCGGGCCGCAGCCTGGTTCATCGAGTCGCGGGCGGCGAGGGTGGTCTTGTAGCCCTGGCGCATCTTCTCCAGCGAAACCCGGTACTCGCTGATGCTCTGGCCCTGCTCGCGCAGCAGCTTGAGGTTCTCGGGGCTCTTGAAGGTGTTGACCAGGTGTTGCTGCTGGCTGCCGAAGGCGTCGAGCTTGGCCTGGACGTTGCCTGCCGAGGCGTCGTCGCCGTTGGTCAGCATCCACTGCAGGCGGGCTACGCGCAGGTTGGTCAGGTCACTGTTGAGCTGGGTGATGTCGCTCATCCAGTTGCTGCGGTCGATAAGGCTGCCCAGGCTGTTCCAGCCGGTCAGGGCCAGCAGGCCGGTCAGGACCAGGACCAGGCCGAAGCCCAGGCCGAGTTTGAGGTTGACGCTGATATTGGCGAACCAACTGTTCATGCACGCTCTCCCAGAAAATGATTTCGCTCACTTGATCTCAAAAGCTGGGCGTTGTTGTTGTCAGGTAGCCCGCAGATTTGTGTAGGACTTATCGGCAACGGAGGGAGAAGCTGAAACGCTTTTTCGGCAAATTTGTAACTTGTTGAATATGTTTGTGTTTTTGACGTTGCCATTTGCGGGTAAGCCGGCTCCGCAGCAGGAGCCGGCTCGCCGGGGACGGCAATTTCAGAGGCTACGCGCGCTGAACGTGTCGCACTGGTTCAGGTCGCCGCTGGAAAATCCGGCCTTGAACCAGCGTACGCGCTGCTGCGAGGTGCCATGGGTGAACGAATCGGGCACCACGCGGCCCTGGCCCTGCTGCTGCAGCCGATCGTCGCCGATGGCGTTGGCGGCGTTCAGCGCCTCCTCGACATCCCCCGGCTCCAGCCAGTTCAGGCGTTTCTGCGCTTGGTAGGCCCAGACTCCGGCCAGGCAGTCGGCCTGCAGCTCCTGGCGTACCAGCAGGCCATTGTCGCCCTCCATGCGTTGGCCATTGCGCCGTGCGGCGTCGACCTTGGCCGAGACGCCGAGCAGGGTCTGCACGTGGTGGCCGATCTCGTGGGCGATCACATAGGCCTGGGCGAAGTCGCCGGCGGCCTTGAAGCGGGTTTCCATTTCGCGGAAGAAGGTCATGTCCAGGTATACGCGCTGGTCGCCTGGGCAGTAGAACGGCCCGACCGCCGATGAGGCGAAGCCGCAGGCGGAGTTGACCTGGCCACTGAACAGCACCAGCTTGGGGTCGCGGTACTGTTTGCCGGCCTGGGCGAACAGAGCCTTCCAGGTGTCCTCGGTGTCGCCGAGGATCGAGGCGACGAATTCGGCCTGCTCGTCGTTGGTCGGTGGTGCCTTGCCATCGACGTTGGCCGGGGCGGTCTGTTGCTGCTCCATCTGCCCGGCCAGCTGGCCGAGGATCTGCAGCGGGTCCTGCCCGGTAAGCCAGCCGATGCCGACGATCAGCAGGATGGCGCCGAGCCCAAGGCCCTTGCCGCCGCCGAAGCGCATGCCGCCGCCACCCCCTTCGCCGCGGGCATCGACCACGTTGTCGCTGCGTCGGCCTTTTCGCCATTCCATGTAGAGCTCTCCGGTTGCTGAAACATGAAGTCAAAGATTAGTTCAGCGCTGACCGAGGTGTATCCCCCGTCGCTGATACATAACCAAATGGTTATGCCTGGGACCGCTGAATTCAATATTCATCCCGTCGCACCTGCCGGAAACTGCAAGTCCGCCTGCCACGCCCAGGCGTTCGATAATTCCAAGAGAGGAAACCGGCATGCCCGCCCAGGACACCAGCCGCTTCGTGATCCGTGATCGCAACTGGCACCCCAAGGCCTTCACCCCCGACTACAAGACCTCGGTGGCGCGCTCCCCGCGCCAGGCGCTGGTCAGCATCCCGCAGTCGATCAGCGAAAGCACCGGCCCGGACTTTTCCCACCTGCGCTTCGGCGAGCACGACCATGACCTGCTGCTCAACTTCAACCAGGGCGGCCTGCCCATCGGCGAGCGCATCATCGTTGCCGGGCGGGTGGTCGACCAGTATGGCAAGCCGGTGCCCAACACCCTGGTGGAAATGTGGCAGGCCAATGCCGGTGGTCGTTACCGGCACAAGAACGACCGCTACCTGGCACCGCTGGACCCGAACTTCGGCGGTGTCGGCCGCTGCTTGACCGACCGCGACGGCTACTACAGCTTCCGCACCATCAAGCCCGGCCCGTACCCCTGGCGCAACGGCCCTAACGACTGGCGCCCGGCACATATCCACTTCTCCATCAGCGGCCCGTCGATCGCCACCAAGCTCATCACCCAGCTGTACTTCGAGGGCGACCCGCTGATCCCGCTGTGCCCGATCGTCAAGTCGATCGCCAACCCCGACGCCGTCGAACGGCTGATCGCCAGGCTCGACATGAGCCACGCCAACCCCATGGATTGCCTGGCCTACCGCTTCGACATCGTCCTGCGCGGCCAGCGCCAGACCCACTTCGAAAACCGCTGAGGAGGCCCGTCATGCCTATCGAACTGCTGCCGGAAACCCCTTCGCAGACCGCCGGCCCCTATGTACATATCGGCCTTGCCCTGGAAGCGGCCGGCAACCCGACCCGTGACCAGGAAATCTGCAACCACCTGGCCCGGCCCGATGCACCGGGCGAGCACATATTGCTGATCGGCCAGGTGTACGACGGCAATGGCCACCTGGTGCGTGATTCGTTTCTGGAGGTGTGGCAGGCCGACGCCGAGGGCCGCTACCAGGACGAGTACCACCTCGAGAACGTCTTCAACAGCTTCGGCCGCACCGCGACCACCTTCGATGCCGGCGAGTGGACCCTGCACACGGTCAAGCCGGGGGTGGTGAACAACGCCGCGGGTGTGCCGATGGCCCCGCACATCAATCTCAGCCTGTTTGCCCGTGGCATCAATATCCACCTGCATACCCGGCTGTATTTCGATGATGAAGCCGAGGCGAATGCCAAGTGTCCGGTGCTGAACCTGATCGAGCAGCCGCAGCGGCGCGAGACCTTGATTGCCCGGCGCTGTGAAGTGGACGGCAAGACGGCGTACCGCTTCGACATTCGTATCCAGGGCGATGGGGAGACAGTGTTCTTCGACTTCTGATGCCCCGGTCGGCAAGCCCGGCAACACTGGCAGGGCTTGCCGCTTGTACTAATGAGTTACGACTAATCCTTTCGTGGCGCGTCCCTGTACGCGTCGTCAAACCACTGAAATTTCGGTTGTTTTCCCGCCCTCATTGCCCCTGCCACAGGTACTAACACCAAGTTGTGAGCTACCCGATTCGGCGCCGTGCGCTTTCACTGCTGTTGTGAGCAAAACAATTAGCAGCAGCGGGAGTCCTTCCATGAACACTCAAGCGTGGATCAAGGCGGCAACGGCGCTGACGATGGCCGTGAGTCTGGGCCTTGCCGGTTGCAGCAGCGGCGGCGGCGGGCATCACAGCGAGGTTGATGGTTCGTCGTCCGATGGCGGCGCGGGTGCCGGAGCCGGTGGTAGCGGGGGCGATGGCACGGGCGGCAGTGGTGGCGGCGGTAGCGGTGGCACCACGACCCCGGGTGATGGCAGCGCCGGTACCGGTGGCGGCGGTGGCGGCACTGGTGGCACTGGTGGCACTGGTGGCGGCACCACACCCGGTGGTGGGGATGGCGGTAGTGGTGGAGGCACCACACCCACTGCGCTGGTCACCGGCCAGGTGGTCGACCAGTTGGGCAATACCGTGTCCGGGGTCGGTGACGGTGTGAGCAATCTCGGCCAGGTGATCGGTGCGCTGCCCATTGCCGGCAATACCTCGCTGAGCGGTGGCGTGGGCACGCTGGTGTCCTCCGCCGGCACTGCGGTGAACAGCGTCGGCGATGGCCTGAGCGAGGGCCTGGGGCAATTGGGTACCGGCAACAATGCCGTGGGCACCACGCTCGGCGTGGTCGGTGCGGCCACCGCCGACCTGGGCGGCGGCGTCTCCGGCCTTGGCCAGGGCGTGGCCGGGCTGGCCAGCAGCGGGCCGGTCGAGCAGGTGCCGGTGGTCAACCAACTGGTCGCCGGGGCCGGTCAAGGCGTCGACCGGGTTGGCCAGGCCGTGACCATGCTCGGCGACACCCTGTCGCCGGTCGGCACCAGCGGCCCGCTCGCCGGGGCGACCCAAGGCGTGAGCGATGCCTTGGTGCCGGTGGTCTCGCTGGTGGAAAACACGGCGGCCAATGCCACGCGGCAGACCGGGCTCGCCGGGCCGCTGAACCAGGCGCTGAACCAGACCGGTGGTGCCCTGAACCAGGCCGGCCAGCAACTGGCGGGGGCGGGCAACGGCAACCCCTTGAGCAACACGCTCGGGCAGGCGGTGGCCAATACCGGCACCACAG
This sequence is a window from Pseudomonas maumuensis. Protein-coding genes within it:
- a CDS encoding collagen-like triple helix repeat-containing protein: MNTQAWIKAATALTMAVSLGLAGCSSGGGGHHSEVDGSSSDGGAGAGAGGSGGDGTGGSGGGGSGGTTTPGDGSAGTGGGGGGTGGTGGTGGGTTPGGGDGGSGGGTTPTALVTGQVVDQLGNTVSGVGDGVSNLGQVIGALPIAGNTSLSGGVGTLVSSAGTAVNSVGDGLSEGLGQLGTGNNAVGTTLGVVGAATADLGGGVSGLGQGVAGLASSGPVEQVPVVNQLVAGAGQGVDRVGQAVTMLGDTLSPVGTSGPLAGATQGVSDALVPVVSLVENTAANATRQTGLAGPLNQALNQTGGALNQAGQQLAGAGNGNPLSNTLGQAVANTGTTVSTASGLAPVTGGPRSGLLETVGGVVAGAGSGLTASTASPTVNGIGGTSVQTGNTVASLGTVLGGNGVANSAAGAPVAALTQQVGSGLNPVVAGVSSVTQQVGASTGVGAPVAGLLNQVGGAVGSAGAQLAGSTGNPVVSQVGATVTAVGTTLGQAGSLVNGGAPAGGLGGALSGVSGALAGGQR
- the pcaG gene encoding protocatechuate 3,4-dioxygenase subunit alpha; this translates as MPIELLPETPSQTAGPYVHIGLALEAAGNPTRDQEICNHLARPDAPGEHILLIGQVYDGNGHLVRDSFLEVWQADAEGRYQDEYHLENVFNSFGRTATTFDAGEWTLHTVKPGVVNNAAGVPMAPHINLSLFARGINIHLHTRLYFDDEAEANAKCPVLNLIEQPQRRETLIARRCEVDGKTAYRFDIRIQGDGETVFFDF
- the pcaH gene encoding protocatechuate 3,4-dioxygenase subunit beta, yielding MPAQDTSRFVIRDRNWHPKAFTPDYKTSVARSPRQALVSIPQSISESTGPDFSHLRFGEHDHDLLLNFNQGGLPIGERIIVAGRVVDQYGKPVPNTLVEMWQANAGGRYRHKNDRYLAPLDPNFGGVGRCLTDRDGYYSFRTIKPGPYPWRNGPNDWRPAHIHFSISGPSIATKLITQLYFEGDPLIPLCPIVKSIANPDAVERLIARLDMSHANPMDCLAYRFDIVLRGQRQTHFENR
- the ypfJ gene encoding KPN_02809 family neutral zinc metallopeptidase, whose translation is MEWRKGRRSDNVVDARGEGGGGGMRFGGGKGLGLGAILLIVGIGWLTGQDPLQILGQLAGQMEQQQTAPANVDGKAPPTNDEQAEFVASILGDTEDTWKALFAQAGKQYRDPKLVLFSGQVNSACGFASSAVGPFYCPGDQRVYLDMTFFREMETRFKAAGDFAQAYVIAHEIGHHVQTLLGVSAKVDAARRNGQRMEGDNGLLVRQELQADCLAGVWAYQAQKRLNWLEPGDVEEALNAANAIGDDRLQQQGQGRVVPDSFTHGTSQQRVRWFKAGFSSGDLNQCDTFSARSL
- a CDS encoding methyl-accepting chemotaxis protein, whose amino-acid sequence is MGTTLRDLITGIRDGVTQIASAAEELSAVTEQTSAGANSQKVETDQVATAMHEMAATVQEVARNAEQASHAATNADDEARVGDKVVGEAISQIERLAHEVHRSTEAMTLLQQESQKIGSVMDVIKSVAEQTNLLALNAAIEAARAGEAGRGFAVVADEVRGLAQRTQQSTEEIEGLIASLQQGTQQVAEVMNGSRNLTDSSVELARKAGGSLESITRTVSNIQSMNQQIAAAAEQQSAVAEEISRSILNVRDVSEQTAAASDETAASSVELARLGGHLQTLVSQFRV